A segment of the Amycolatopsis thermophila genome:
AGCGGGCCAGCACTTCGCAGGGCGCCACCAGCAAGTCCGCCGGCCGCCCCGCACCATCGATCGTCTCGAGCCGCTGGATCCGATAGCTGCCCAGCACTCCCGGCGTCGCGTCGATGCGGCGCAGGGCCTCCGCCTCGGCAGACGGTTCGACCTGGAGGTTCACCACGCCACCCGACGTTCGTGGGCGGTTCGCGTTCGCGGTGGCGGAACCGACCACGATCTGCAGGGTGACGACCCCGGCCAGCACGACGACCACTCCGGCCATGACGCGGCTGGGTGTGCCGCTGTCGAGCTGGAGCCGCCGGACGGCGAGCTGCCACGCCGGGCTTCCTCCGCGGACCCGCCGCACCGCCAGCTCGGTGATCCACGGCATCACCGCGGGCACGCCGATCAACAGGAAAGTCGAGCCGAGCAGCAGGAACGGCAGGGTCTCGGCGGGCCGCGGTGACACGCCCAGCAGCTTGTCCGGCACCAGCAGCACGATGCCGACCGCGAGCAGGACCAGCCGCCACCACAGCCGCCGCCGGGCCGGCTTCGCGTTGCGCAACACGGCGAGCGGCTCGACCACGAGCCGCCGGAGCCCGAACCAGGCAGGCCCGACGGCGAGCACCGGGACGAGCAGGGCCACCACCACCCCCAGTGGCCAGCCCGGCACGAAGTCCGGGCGGAAGACGGTGATCCCCTCGAACTCCAGCCCCGCCGCCAGAGGACGCACCGCCAGGTAGATCCCCAGGCCCAGCACTCCCCCGGCCAGCGCTCCGGCCAGGGATTCCCCTGCCGCAACGCGGTGCACCTGGCCACGCCGTGCTCCCGCGAGGCGCAGGGTGGACAGCCGGCGTTCCCGTTCCGCGCCACCGATCCGGCTCGCCGTGCTCAGCAGGACCAGCATCGGCACCAGCAGCACGACGACGGCGACGACCAACAGGAAGATCAGCTGCGGCGACGAGCTGTCCTGGACCCCGCCCGCGTCGAAACCGGTGACCGCGGACCCCCACTGCGATGCCGCCAACCCGGTGGTGCCGACGTAGGCGAACAACTCGTCCGGCCCGGCAAGTCCGGCAGGCGCGATGGTGCCGGCCGGCCTCTGCGGGAATCGGGCCTGCAACAGTGGATCCGTCTTCATCGACTCGGCGAGGGCCGGGGACACGACCACTTCGCCCGGCCGCGGGATCGCGGCCAGCCCTGGCGGAAGTGGCGCCCCGGGACCGGTGACCTCCAGTGACGTGGTGGTCAGCTGGCGCTCGCCCACCTCGTCGATCTGGCTGGTCAGGTACAGTGACGCGGGCCCGGCCGTGGTCACCGGCTCGCGGCCGGCCAACCGCCCGCTCCGGTCGCCCAGCGCGGTGACGGTGCTCGCGAGCAGCAGCAGCATCGCGACCGACAACCCGATGCCGATCGTGCTCAGCACCAGGCGCGGCAGGTTCGCCCGGAAGGCGCGGCCGCTCCCGACCGCCAGCCGGAAGCCCAGGGCGAAGTCGTTGAACCAGCTCACGGGGCGACCACCTGCGCCGGGGTCCGGCCGTCACGGACCACCACCTCGCGGTCCGAGTACGCCGCCACCCGCATGTCGTGCGTGACCAGCACAACCGCGGTGTCCAGGTCCTTGGCCGCGGTGACCAGCAGGCGCATGACGTGCTCGCCGTTGAGCGAGTCCAGCGCGCCCGTCGGTTCGTCGGCGAACACGACCTTCGGTGTGGTGACGAGCGCCTTGGCGACGGCCACCCGTTGCCCCTGGCCGCCGGACACCTCCCCGGGCCGCTTGCCGGCCAGGTCACCGAGGCCGAACTGGTCGAGCGCCTGACGCGCCAGCCCCTCGGCCGGCTTGCGTTTCATCCCGCCCAGCCGCAACGGCAACGCGACGTTCTCCAGACAGGACAGCTCGGGGACGAGCTGCCCGAACTGGAAGACGAATCCGAACTCGGTGCGGCGCAAGGAAGACCGGTCGGCGTCGGACATCGTCGCCAGATCCCGTTCGCGGTAGGCGACGCGGCCCTGGTCGGGCGGCACGATGCCGGCGAGGCAGTGCAGCAGCGTGGATTTGCCGGACCCCGACGGCCCCATCACGGCGACGATCTCGCCCGCCTCGATGGTGAGGTCGGCGCCCCGCAACGCCTCGGTGGGCCCGAAGGACTTGCGCAGACCGGTGGCGCTGAGCAGGCTCATTCCGCCACCTGCCGGGCGAGCTCGTCGAGGCGGGCCGCGGTGAGCTCGAGCCAGCGCAGGTCCGCCTCCAGGTGGAACAGGGCGTGGTCGCAGATCAGCGCGTCCGCCAGGTCGCCACCGGACTTGCGCCGGGTCAGCTCGCGCATGACCTCCAGGTGCGCGGACCGTTGCGTGTCGAGCACGCTCGCCGCGTCCCGGCCGGACAGCAGCGCGAGCACGATCTTGGTGTACAGCGTGTTCTGCAGGTACACCTCGGGCTTTTCGGGCGTCAAGAGCCACTG
Coding sequences within it:
- a CDS encoding FtsX-like permease family protein; the encoded protein is MSWFNDFALGFRLAVGSGRAFRANLPRLVLSTIGIGLSVAMLLLLASTVTALGDRSGRLAGREPVTTAGPASLYLTSQIDEVGERQLTTTSLEVTGPGAPLPPGLAAIPRPGEVVVSPALAESMKTDPLLQARFPQRPAGTIAPAGLAGPDELFAYVGTTGLAASQWGSAVTGFDAGGVQDSSSPQLIFLLVVAVVVLLVPMLVLLSTASRIGGAERERRLSTLRLAGARRGQVHRVAAGESLAGALAGGVLGLGIYLAVRPLAAGLEFEGITVFRPDFVPGWPLGVVVALLVPVLAVGPAWFGLRRLVVEPLAVLRNAKPARRRLWWRLVLLAVGIVLLVPDKLLGVSPRPAETLPFLLLGSTFLLIGVPAVMPWITELAVRRVRGGSPAWQLAVRRLQLDSGTPSRVMAGVVVVLAGVVTLQIVVGSATANANRPRTSGGVVNLQVEPSAEAEALRRIDATPGVLGSYRIQRLETIDGAGRPADLLVAPCEVLARYYGATTCADGDAFVVNGSGVRQGAEMPVIGARFVVPAGSAPVPPSKAIATYRTVVAVTPAVAKAQHLPDTGWMLLSFVEPGDTGVLERVRAALGPLGWRASVQGEGEYLGGDGEDFLAAVTGLLYAGGLLGLGIAAVSLLVLLAGQLSERRRSFAMMHASGVPLAVLGRSLLWQNAVPLVFGVAVAVGVAIGTGGLIVRLLGADIPLRVDPTFIGVVVTVAVVLVFAITGAALPALRSVTRVEALRME
- a CDS encoding ABC transporter ATP-binding protein produces the protein MSLLSATGLRKSFGPTEALRGADLTIEAGEIVAVMGPSGSGKSTLLHCLAGIVPPDQGRVAYRERDLATMSDADRSSLRRTEFGFVFQFGQLVPELSCLENVALPLRLGGMKRKPAEGLARQALDQFGLGDLAGKRPGEVSGGQGQRVAVAKALVTTPKVVFADEPTGALDSLNGEHVMRLLVTAAKDLDTAVVLVTHDMRVAAYSDREVVVRDGRTPAQVVAP
- a CDS encoding PadR family transcriptional regulator gives rise to the protein MGIGHALLGLLEAGPRHGYELKRAYDERFGHDRPLHYGQVYATLARLLRNGLVTETGVEPGGGPERKSYAITDAGVTDVEQWLLTPEKPEVYLQNTLYTKIVLALLSGRDAASVLDTQRSAHLEVMRELTRRKSGGDLADALICDHALFHLEADLRWLELTAARLDELARQVAE